One genomic window of Indioceanicola profundi includes the following:
- a CDS encoding O-acetyl-ADP-ribose deacetylase yields MTTLTVLQGDITTLDVDAIVNAANAQLAGGGGVDGAIHRAAGHAQLQAALRPFGGCRTGDAVITPGFNLKARHIIHTVGPVWQGGARGEPELLASCYRRSLELALEHALTTVAFPAISTGIYGYPPERAAPLAVATVRDFTTANPGLREVIFCCFSAESAELHRKALT; encoded by the coding sequence ATGACCACCCTCACCGTCCTGCAAGGCGACATCACCACCCTGGACGTGGACGCCATCGTGAACGCCGCGAATGCCCAGTTGGCGGGCGGCGGCGGGGTGGATGGGGCGATCCACCGGGCGGCGGGCCATGCGCAGCTCCAGGCGGCGCTGCGCCCCTTCGGCGGCTGCCGCACCGGCGACGCCGTGATCACGCCGGGCTTCAATCTCAAGGCCCGCCACATCATCCATACCGTCGGCCCGGTCTGGCAAGGCGGCGCGCGGGGGGAGCCGGAGCTTCTGGCCTCCTGCTACCGCCGCAGCCTGGAACTGGCGCTGGAGCATGCTCTCACCACCGTGGCCTTCCCCGCCATCTCCACCGGCATCTATGGCTACCCGCCGGAACGGGCCGCCCCGCTGGCGGTCGCCACGGTACGTGATTTCACCACCGCCAATCCCGGCCTCCGCGAAGTGATCTTCTGCTGCTTCAGCGCCGAAAGCGCCGAGCTGCACCGCAAGGCCCTGACGTAG
- a CDS encoding SUF system Fe-S cluster assembly protein produces MSSIERPIAPDVTMGAPVDIPEGERLPPDAPLHDRVIEALKTVYDPEIPVNIYELGLVYKCEVDEDGDVDIEMTLTAPGCPVAGEMPGQVQGVVRQVEGVGDVQVEIVWEPAWDPSRMSDEARLTLGMF; encoded by the coding sequence ATGAGTTCCATTGAACGACCGATCGCCCCCGACGTCACCATGGGCGCCCCGGTGGACATTCCGGAGGGGGAGCGGCTGCCGCCCGACGCGCCGCTCCACGACCGCGTGATTGAGGCGCTGAAGACCGTCTACGACCCCGAAATCCCGGTGAACATCTATGAACTCGGCCTTGTCTATAAGTGCGAGGTGGATGAGGACGGCGATGTCGACATCGAGATGACCCTGACCGCCCCCGGCTGCCCTGTGGCCGGCGAGATGCCCGGCCAGGTCCAGGGCGTCGTGCGCCAAGTCGAGGGCGTCGGCGACGTGCAGGTCGAAATCGTCTGGGAGCCGGCCTGGGACCCCAGCCGCATGTCCGACGAGGCCCGGCTGACCCTGGGAATGTTCTGA
- a CDS encoding HesB/IscA family protein translates to MTTLKERPKALTITDAAAERVKSLIAKADKPIIGLRVGVKARGCSGMSYFVEYAEEKKKFEEVVEDKGVTILIDPAATMFLLGSEMDYQDDKFQSGFTFKNPNEKARCGCGESFTV, encoded by the coding sequence ATGACCACCCTTAAGGAGCGCCCCAAGGCGCTCACCATCACCGACGCGGCGGCCGAGCGCGTGAAGTCGCTGATCGCCAAGGCGGACAAGCCGATCATCGGGCTGCGCGTCGGCGTCAAGGCGCGCGGCTGCTCCGGCATGAGCTACTTTGTAGAATATGCCGAGGAGAAGAAGAAGTTCGAGGAGGTGGTGGAGGACAAGGGCGTCACCATCCTGATCGACCCCGCGGCCACCATGTTCCTGCTGGGCTCGGAGATGGATTACCAGGACGACAAGTTCCAGTCCGGCTTCACCTTCAAGAACCCGAACGAGAAGGCCCGTTGCGGCTGCGGCGAGAGCTTCACCGTCTGA
- the pepN gene encoding aminopeptidase N, with translation MDKGTPKAIQLKNYAPPAWLVDTISLHFDLRDGGTTVTSRMGVRQNPARAAEGPAPLVLDGQDMELVSVAIGNRVLSPDEYAVTPDGLSIFKLPAAADVEIVTRIRPEENTALEGLYKSSGNYTTQCEAEGFRKITYFPDRPDVMAKYTVTLEADKDSCPVLLSNGNRVDGGEAAEGRHWARWEDPWPKPAYLFALVAGKLVHVEDRFRTRSGRDVQLRIYVEPGNEDKCAHAMESLKKSMKWDEDVYGLEYDLDEFNIVAVSDFNMGAMENKGLNIFNTKYILARPDTATDTDFLGIEAVVAHEYFHNWTGNRVTCRDWFQLSLKEGLTVFRDHQFSADMNSAPVQRIQEVSRLRQIQFAEDAGPTAHPVRPDSYIEINNFYTPTVYEKGAEVLRMYHTLLGAAGYRKGIDLYFQRHDGQAVTTDDFLAAMRDANPEVEVDWEQFRLWYSQAGTPVVDGEAEYDAASRTYRLTLTQTVPATPGQPVKQPMLIPVSLGLVGPDGEDIPLRLCGEDEQGQTSRVVQFTQAQQTFIFRDVPAKPVPSLFRGFSSPVKLRFGYSDADLTFLMAHDSDAFNRWEAGQTLSTRLILSLVAQRAAGQELRVPDSYVEAMAATLDRASEDPFFASLVLSLPSENYLGQQMPVVDVDGIHAARSLVRRTVGTRLRDRLLTTYDANRQQGEFSITPDAIGRRALKNAALSYLMTAEDAEAGKLALAQYRAGGAMTDVLAALTAIAESDLPERDEVLEDFAQRWKGEALVMDKWFMVQAMVSRPETVERVTALLQHPGFSIKNPNKVYALVGGFAGNPVCFHAEDGSGYAFLADRVIELDRLNPQVASRMAKPFARWRQYDPVRQSHAQRELQRIKSTEGLSPDVYEIVSRSLEG, from the coding sequence ATGGACAAGGGCACGCCGAAGGCCATCCAGCTCAAGAATTACGCGCCCCCGGCCTGGCTGGTGGACACGATCAGCCTGCATTTCGACCTGCGGGACGGCGGCACCACCGTGACCTCCCGCATGGGCGTGCGGCAGAACCCGGCCCGCGCCGCGGAAGGCCCGGCCCCGCTGGTGCTGGACGGCCAGGATATGGAGCTGGTGTCGGTCGCCATCGGCAACCGCGTGCTCTCCCCCGACGAATATGCCGTCACCCCGGACGGCCTCAGCATCTTCAAGCTGCCGGCCGCCGCGGATGTGGAGATCGTGACCCGCATCCGGCCGGAGGAGAACACGGCGCTGGAGGGGCTCTACAAATCCTCGGGCAACTACACCACTCAGTGCGAGGCCGAGGGCTTCCGCAAGATCACCTACTTCCCCGACCGTCCCGACGTGATGGCGAAGTACACGGTGACGCTGGAGGCCGACAAGGACTCCTGCCCGGTGCTGCTGTCCAACGGCAACCGCGTCGATGGCGGGGAGGCCGCGGAGGGCCGCCACTGGGCGCGGTGGGAGGACCCGTGGCCGAAGCCGGCCTATCTGTTCGCGCTGGTCGCCGGCAAGCTGGTCCATGTGGAGGACCGGTTCCGCACCCGTTCCGGCCGGGACGTGCAGCTCCGCATCTATGTAGAGCCCGGCAATGAGGACAAGTGCGCCCACGCCATGGAAAGCCTGAAGAAGTCCATGAAGTGGGATGAGGACGTCTACGGGCTGGAATACGATCTGGACGAGTTCAACATCGTCGCCGTCTCCGACTTCAACATGGGGGCGATGGAGAACAAGGGCCTGAACATCTTCAATACGAAGTACATCCTCGCCCGCCCCGACACCGCCACTGATACCGACTTCCTGGGCATCGAGGCCGTGGTGGCGCACGAGTATTTCCATAACTGGACCGGCAACCGCGTCACCTGCCGCGACTGGTTCCAGCTCTCTCTCAAGGAGGGGCTGACCGTCTTCCGCGACCACCAGTTCAGCGCGGACATGAACTCCGCCCCCGTCCAGCGCATCCAGGAAGTCAGCCGGCTGCGCCAGATCCAGTTCGCGGAGGATGCCGGCCCCACCGCGCACCCCGTCCGCCCGGACAGCTATATCGAGATCAACAACTTCTACACCCCCACCGTCTATGAGAAGGGGGCGGAAGTCCTGCGCATGTACCACACGCTCCTCGGGGCGGCAGGCTACCGCAAGGGCATCGACCTGTATTTCCAGCGGCATGACGGCCAGGCCGTCACCACCGACGACTTCCTGGCGGCCATGCGGGACGCCAATCCGGAGGTCGAGGTGGATTGGGAGCAGTTCCGGCTCTGGTATTCCCAGGCCGGCACGCCGGTGGTGGATGGCGAGGCGGAGTATGACGCCGCGTCCCGGACCTACCGCCTGACCCTGACCCAGACCGTCCCGGCCACCCCCGGCCAGCCGGTAAAGCAGCCCATGCTGATTCCGGTCTCCCTCGGCCTCGTCGGGCCGGATGGGGAGGACATCCCGCTGCGCCTCTGCGGGGAGGATGAGCAGGGTCAAACCAGCCGGGTGGTGCAGTTCACCCAGGCGCAGCAGACCTTCATCTTCCGCGACGTGCCGGCAAAGCCGGTGCCGTCCCTGTTCCGCGGCTTCTCCTCCCCGGTGAAGCTGCGCTTCGGCTATTCGGACGCCGATCTGACCTTCCTCATGGCCCATGACAGCGACGCCTTCAACCGGTGGGAGGCCGGGCAGACCCTGTCCACCCGTCTGATCCTGTCGCTGGTGGCGCAGCGTGCCGCGGGCCAGGAGCTGCGGGTGCCGGATTCCTATGTGGAGGCCATGGCCGCCACGCTGGACCGCGCGTCCGAGGACCCGTTCTTCGCCTCGCTGGTCCTCTCCCTGCCCAGCGAGAACTATCTCGGCCAGCAGATGCCGGTAGTGGATGTGGACGGCATCCACGCCGCCCGCAGCCTGGTCCGCCGCACCGTCGGCACCCGCCTGCGTGACAGACTCCTGACCACCTATGACGCCAACCGGCAGCAGGGCGAGTTCTCCATCACGCCGGATGCGATCGGCCGGCGCGCCCTGAAGAATGCGGCCCTCTCCTATCTGATGACGGCGGAGGATGCGGAGGCCGGCAAGCTGGCCCTGGCCCAGTACCGCGCCGGCGGAGCCATGACCGACGTCCTGGCCGCCCTCACCGCCATCGCGGAAAGCGACCTGCCGGAACGCGACGAGGTGCTGGAGGATTTCGCCCAGCGCTGGAAGGGCGAGGCCCTGGTCATGGACAAATGGTTCATGGTCCAGGCCATGGTCAGCCGTCCGGAGACGGTGGAGCGGGTCACGGCCCTGCTGCAGCATCCCGGCTTCAGCATCAAGAACCCCAACAAGGTCTATGCCCTGGTGGGCGGCTTCGCCGGGAACCCGGTCTGCTTCCACGCGGAGGATGGCAGCGGCTACGCCTTCCTGGCCGACCGGGTGATCGAGCTGGACCGTCTGAACCCGCAGGTCGCCAGCCGCATGGCCAAGCCCTTCGCCCGCTGGCGCCAGTACGACCCCGTCCGCCAGTCCCACGCCCAGCGCGAACTGCAACGCATCAAATCCACTGAGGGCCTGTCGCCCGACGTGTACGAGATCGTGTCGCGGAGCCTGGAGGGCTGA
- a CDS encoding universal stress protein — translation MPFKKIVCVLGTGKADAAAIATAFALAWPAEAHVEALFVRTDPNETIPMLGEGISGALVQEVMDNAERDNNARSAAARRLFEEQRLAAGATLADAAPGPGGPTAAWVEKTGRCEAMVAGAARLADLTVFPHTPESASVDAVVMLEAALLTSGRPLLIAPDLPPATVGRRIAIAWNGGAEAARAVGFSMGVITRADEVHILTAPTGKTDPASAAELAGYLAWHGVRAKVREVATSGESVGAALLRAAAEVDADLLVMGGYGTSRLRELILGGVTRHVLNNATCPVLMAH, via the coding sequence ATGCCGTTCAAGAAGATCGTCTGTGTTCTGGGGACCGGGAAGGCGGATGCGGCAGCGATCGCCACCGCCTTCGCGCTTGCCTGGCCGGCGGAAGCGCATGTGGAGGCGCTGTTCGTCCGCACGGACCCCAATGAGACCATTCCCATGCTGGGAGAGGGGATTTCCGGCGCGCTGGTACAGGAGGTCATGGACAATGCGGAGCGGGACAACAATGCCCGCTCCGCCGCAGCCCGCCGGTTATTCGAGGAGCAGCGCCTTGCCGCAGGCGCGACCCTGGCCGATGCCGCGCCCGGCCCGGGAGGCCCCACCGCCGCCTGGGTGGAAAAGACCGGCCGGTGCGAAGCCATGGTGGCCGGGGCCGCCCGGCTGGCCGATCTGACCGTCTTCCCGCATACGCCGGAATCCGCCAGCGTCGATGCCGTGGTGATGCTGGAAGCCGCACTCCTGACCAGTGGACGGCCATTGCTGATCGCGCCGGACCTGCCGCCCGCGACCGTGGGCCGGCGCATCGCCATCGCCTGGAACGGCGGGGCCGAGGCGGCGCGGGCCGTGGGCTTCTCCATGGGCGTCATCACGCGGGCCGACGAGGTTCACATCCTGACCGCCCCGACGGGAAAGACGGACCCCGCCTCCGCCGCCGAGCTGGCCGGGTATCTCGCCTGGCACGGCGTGCGGGCCAAGGTGCGGGAGGTCGCGACCTCCGGCGAAAGCGTCGGGGCAGCCCTGCTGCGGGCCGCGGCGGAGGTGGATGCCGACCTGCTGGTGATGGGCGGCTACGGCACGTCCCGCCTTCGGGAGCTGATCCTGGGCGGTGTTACCCGCCATGTCCTGAACAATGCCACCTGCCCGGTGTTGATGGCCCATTGA
- a CDS encoding macro domain-containing protein codes for MTRTTLTVLQGDITTLSVDAIVNAAAPGLGGGTGVSRAIHDAAGPDLFEAATKLDPVGRGDAAATPGFALPARWVIHAVGPVFVTGALGEDKVLGKTYRRALEVARDIGARTVAFPAISTGAYRFPRDLAARIAVDSVRATLEGLPDVFDEIIFCCRSEESAAFHQAALAGA; via the coding sequence TTGACCCGTACCACGCTGACCGTCCTGCAAGGCGACATCACGACCCTGTCGGTGGACGCCATCGTGAATGCGGCAGCGCCCGGCCTGGGCGGCGGCACCGGCGTGTCCCGCGCCATCCATGACGCGGCCGGCCCGGACCTGTTCGAGGCCGCCACCAAGCTGGACCCGGTCGGCCGCGGCGATGCTGCGGCCACGCCCGGCTTCGCCCTTCCGGCCCGTTGGGTGATCCATGCCGTCGGCCCGGTTTTCGTCACCGGCGCCTTGGGGGAGGACAAGGTTCTGGGCAAGACCTACCGCCGCGCGCTTGAGGTCGCCCGCGACATCGGCGCCCGCACCGTGGCCTTCCCGGCCATCTCCACCGGCGCCTACCGCTTCCCCCGCGACCTCGCCGCCCGCATCGCCGTGGACAGCGTGCGCGCCACCCTGGAAGGTCTGCCCGACGTATTCGACGAGATCATCTTCTGCTGCCGGTCGGAGGAGAGCGCCGCCTTCCACCAGGCCGCCCTGGCAGGGGCCTGA